Within Candidatus Methylomirabilota bacterium, the genomic segment TCAACCTCGACCTCCTCTACGACCTTCCGGACAGTTCTCTCGCCACGTGGATGGACACGCTCGAGGGTGCCCTCGTCATCGGGCCCGACCACCTCTCGCTCTACGCCCTCACGCTCGACGACCCCGATGCGGAGGGACTCACCGGAGTCGACGGCGACCACCTCCCGACGAGCGCCGGCGCCCGACGCTGGCGCGACACAGCCCGACGCGCCCAGGACGAGGATCGGGCGGCGGCCGAGTACCACCACGCGGTCCATCGCCTTGCCGGCGAGGGCTGGCGCGGCTACGAGATCTCGAACTGGTCGCGGCCGGGTCACGAGAGCCGCCACAACCAGGCCTACTGGGACCGGCGGCCCTACGAGGCGGTCGGCCCTGGCGCCCACGCCTTCGATGGCGCCGTCCGGCGCTGGAACGCTGCCCGTCTCGACGCCTACCTGGCTGCGCTGACGCCCGCTCACGGGTCGCTGCCACGCCTCCCGCCGGGCGGCGAGGAGGAGATCGACGCCGTCACCGCAACCGCCGAACGGATCGTCCTGGGACTCCGGACGGATCGCGGCGTCGCCATCGAAGTGGCCGGCGAGCCACCCCTCGCCGACGTCTTCGACTGGGCGCTCGCCGCGGAGCTCCTCGACGTCACCGACGACGAACGCGTCGTCCTGACGACGCGCGGGCGGCTGCTCTCGAACGAACTGTTCGCCCGCCTGGTCTGAATCCCGAGAAGACGGGCCGGCGTCAGCGGAGGAGTACGGCCGCGACCTCCTGGGCGAAGGTGCACAGGCTGGGCGACGAGATCACGCCGCCCTCGGTCGGCACGTAGTCGGGGATCGTCGAAGCTGTCGCCGGACCGACGCTGACGTAGACGACCCGATTGCCCTGACGGACGAGCACCCCGGCCATCCCGGCCGGGCTGATGCCGGTGCAGAACGCCTCGTCGCCGAGCCCCGAGACTTCCCCGGCGAAGTAGCCCTCGTTCTCGAGAGTCACCCCGCTGCCCTGAGGTTCAGACGTCGGTGCGGCGTCCTGGCGCTCCTTGGCAAAGACGGCGGCCGCGTCGCCGCCCTCGTACCGGACGAGCCGCGCGATGTACGCCTTCGTGCCCTCGGTGACCCAGCAGTCGGGGGCATCGGGGAGCACCCGGGTGTCGATCACCAGTCCGATCGAGGCCTGGTAGATACCCGTCAGGGGCAGCGCGTCCGCCTCCCCGCCGAAGAGCGTCCGGGCGTCAGCGTCCGAGAGGAATGCGCACGTGTCGCCGGTGCCGCCGGCGCTGTCACCCGCTGGTCCGCCGAGCAGACCGTTCACGAAGGTGCCGGCAACGATGACGAAGACGATGGCGAGGACCGTCAGGAGGACGACCAGGATGATCCCGATCTTCACGCAGCCGGGGATGCCGCCGGGCTTGAGCTGGGGCGGCGGGGCGCTCGTGTTCCACATCCCAGCGCCGCCCGCGCCCGCCGACGGAGCGAGGGGTGGAGGAGCCTGACCCGCGGGAGGAGGCGGGGGAGGCGTCGGAGCCGCGGGAGGCGTCGCCGAGGGCGGCGTCGCTGGAGGCGGACCCGCGGGAGGAGGCGCGGGAGGCGTCGGTGCCTGGCCCCACATCGGCCCCGCGGGCGCGGCTGGCTGCGATGCTGGCGGGGGTGCTGCCGGACTTGCCGCGCCGGGACCCCACAGCGGCGCGCTGGGGTCGATCGGCTGGCTGGGTGCGGCCGCCGAGGGAGGAGTCCACGCTGGGGTTGGCGCAGGCGGCGGCGTGGCGGGCTGCGACGGGGGCGGGGCCTCGGGCTGGCTTCCTGGTGACTGCGCTCCTGGGCCCCAGAGCGGTCCATTCGGGTTCGGACCGCCGCCCGATCCGCCCTGACCTCCCGACGACTCGCTCATGCTTGCCCCTCGCTCGCGACGCCCCTAGCCCTCGCCGGCGATCCTACCCGCCGGGAAGGCGTTGCAGCAAGGCGAGCACCGCTCAGCGGGCCGCGTTACATTGACACTCGCACCCGGCGACTGCTAGGATTCATTAGCACTCCGGCACTGAGAGTGCTAACCACCGAACACCCCAACGAGGTTGGAAGCCCGTGGCGCGACGAGTCCGCACCACCGGTTCGCTGGATCCCCGATCGGAGTCGATCCTGCGAGCCGTCATCGAGGAATATGTCGAGACCGCGACGCCGGTCGCATCCGCCGCGCTCGTCGAGCGGTATCGCCTCGGCGTGTCGAGTGCCACCGTCCGCAACATCCTGGCGGATCTCGAAGCGGCCGGCCTCTTGACGCACCCTCATACCTCGGCGGGGCGGATCCCGACCGATGCCGGCTATCGCTTCTTCGTCGAGTCGATCTCGGACGCGGCGGTGCTGCCGCCGGTCGAGCAGCTGATGATCCGCCACCAGTTCGGCCAGGTCCAGCACGCGAGTGAGCAGTGGTTCCGCCTCGCGGCGACGATCCTTGCCGGGGCGAATCGGACGGCCGCGATCGCGACGCCGGCGAAGCCACGGGCGGCCCACGTCCGGCGCATCGACCTGGTCACGATCTCG encodes:
- a CDS encoding coproporphyrinogen-III oxidase family protein; translation: MPGAGTPVAASPVALYLHIPFCVSICPYCDFVVLAGAAARGPRNRVDAFLAGLEAELCLRADALDARFGEPGSSLRPPLDSAYIGGGTPSLLPAEAIARLVELVDRRFGLAADAEVTLEANPGPDERGDPAALRRAGIGRLSFGAQSLDPGELKRLGRRHAPEDVADAVAAAGEAGIGSINLDLLYDLPDSSLATWMDTLEGALVIGPDHLSLYALTLDDPDAEGLTGVDGDHLPTSAGARRWRDTARRAQDEDRAAAEYHHAVHRLAGEGWRGYEISNWSRPGHESRHNQAYWDRRPYEAVGPGAHAFDGAVRRWNAARLDAYLAALTPAHGSLPRLPPGGEEEIDAVTATAERIVLGLRTDRGVAIEVAGEPPLADVFDWALAAELLDVTDDERVVLTTRGRLLSNELFARLV